The following is a genomic window from Patagioenas fasciata isolate bPatFas1 chromosome 1, bPatFas1.hap1, whole genome shotgun sequence.
TAGATCCACCAGCACAATCACAGGTCTTTCAGATATCACTATGAACTCCCAGTCTGTCCAATATCATGCCTGGTTCTTGGCTCTCTGACCGAGAGATATGTCTGTTACTCATTGGCTAGTCCAGCTTGATGGTTGCTAGCCAACTTGCCCTGCTTTACCAGCTCAGCCTCAATGTGGCTGCTCAAATGGCTGCAGAGGTAAGAAGGGGGAAAGTGaatcaaaaaccaacaaactatgCCACCTCTGCCACCTGGATATCTCACGCAGAAACCTTTTGGAAAACTAACATTATGTCTCAGATGTGCTTCCCAAGTAAGAAAAACTACAAACGTaagcaagaaaaaatattctgggAAACTCATCACAAAATACATTGATCTGTTTTCATTACTGTAGTTCAACTGGCTTCTAAACAATAAAGACAAGTGTAATATCAACCACTCCTCAGTTCTGTTGAATGGGGAAGTTTCACAAGACCTCTGTGCAAGGTATAAATACAGGCACATGAACTGcatctcagaacagcagcacagGGCGGGAGAAGCACCACCAGCAATCCCCGTCTGAGACGCTGACATCAAGGTGAGATGCACACTTTTCACATGAAAACTTTCAGTGGCTTCTTGGGCAGCTACTATGAAATGCCGTTGAAGAGAAAGAGGTTGAAGTGTTGGGATTAGAGCTATAAAATGTATGTGAGGATCTGATGTATTTGCAGAAACTTAATGAACCTTCGAGGTGATGAGAAGACAACTGCAGAATAATCACACTTTACAAAGGGAGAGGGTGGAGAGAGCCACTGCTACAAAAGGGGTGAAAGTGAGCATATTTTACAAATATGGATGTAGGATCTTAAGGTTGAGTCAGTAAAATCAACTGGTTTATTATTATGATGACTTTTTCTATAGACAGAAGGACACTTTTCTGGCACTTAATCAGTAACATTTGGTTAGTCACAACCTTTGACCCTTTGAGGTTTTGACCTTTTTTGCCCTTTGCTTTTTTGCATATGTTAGTATTttgttgtcttattaaactgttcttatctcaacccatgagtttttcccttcctttcagttctcttccctATGCCACTCAGGAGGTGGGAAGCAGAGAGGGAGTGGCTGTTGTTAGCTGGGGTTAACCAGCACAATCACGTAGAGATATGTCTTTTTTAAGTGAGACTTAAGtgaggtgtgtttttttgtggtgctgctgttttgtgtgtgtgtctgcagtgTTTGTTTGTAtatattgtttggttttgtttgtttgtttgactgtgTTGCTTACATCTGTCAATTTTAGTCCGACATTTAATGTTACTTAGGCAGATCTGATCTTCTCCCATCCCTTGCCAGAATGAACTAGAGTAActggtttttttcctcagacatATTTGCCATGAAATAAGTTATTTCAGTGAGTCTAAAAGTTCAGTTCTGCCTTAGCAGAAtagcttttttcttcctatttacaGTACAAAATGCACTTTCATTTAGAAATTGATTGAATGTCTCTACTTCCTTACTTGTAGTATAATGTGGATCATGGAAACTAGTCCTAACAATAAATTCCAGTTTCTAAAGTAATTCTTGAATGCAGTGTCAATTAGAAAGTGATTTATCACTAGTTATATATTATATTTCATTATTACTAGGATGTACCAATAAGATGTTAAACTAAATGCTCAGATATCCCTTGCACATATACACAAACCAACACgcacaactgaataaaactggaCAATTTTGGTGTACATATCTCATTTTACAATTTTCTTCCAAATTCAAGTTTCCGTGTCACGCCCTCACTCCTTTCCAGCTGCTTCTATATTTATCCTCTGCTAAAAATATCTTACttgcccttttttccctcctctccagtATTTAGTGTATGGTGAAATAAGCCTTCTTACTGGCAttgcttattttctttattttctcttttcctcttctgtagGCTGTCATCCAGCTCCTACTGCAAGAAATCCGAACTACAGAAGTCCTCCTGTGATGGGAAAAATCATCATTTATGAGCATGCCAACTTCCAGGGATATTCCAAAGAATTCACCAGTGACATTGCCAATCTAAAAGATGTAGATTGGAATGATTGTATCTCCTCAGTGAAAGTAATAGGTCAGCCTTGGGTGGCTTATGAGCACCACAACTATACAGGCCGGTTACTTGTGTTTGAAGACGGTGAACATAGCTTTGTTGGTCCAGAGATGAATGATAAAATCACATCTCTGCAGTTGATCACTGAAAATCTGCACAATCCCCAGATCACTCTCTATGAACATTCCAACTATCAAGGGAAGAGCAGAGTGATAAGAGAAGCAACCAATCTGGCTAGGGGATATGACAATGACACCACATCTTCTCACAAAGTCCAGAGAGGTGCCTGGCTGTTGTGTGAACACAGCGATGGAAGTGGCTTTCGTTACATTGCGCGAGAACACGAACACCTTCCACATTACAGTGCAATTGGTTTCAATGACAAGCTTTCATTTCTGCGTCCCCTTCTCCCTGGCTGTCGCTGTTAGACTGCAAATCCTGCAATGCTGAGGGAAAATGCAGCCCCAGCAAGAAATTTGAGACTTAGATCTCTCTCTGTGCTTGTAttggttttttccccctgtgtCACAGGagcactgaatgagagagctctCTTTCATGCTGCACTGCAGATCTGTATTTCTCAATCCTGCCTTGCACTGTTCTCCATCCCCATAATCCCCATGGACGCAAGAACTATCATATTTAGTCAAATGAAGGAGACTCAAAGATAAAAGAGACGCAAGGAGTGTGTAACCTATTAAACCTGCAGCTGACAATCAGATGTCCTGCACTATGTAATGTAAAAACATGGCATGTTGCTTCTGTTGCTAGGTACATAATCAAAATGGGAGTATATAACCAGCATCACTTACTTTGTAATTTGTTTTACAATGCTCTTGCTTTACCATGGCCTCTGTCATTTTTTGTATTCCACTTTGTGTTGTTGCCATTAAAGAAGCTATTGAAAGGAACAATGAGTCTATTTTATGTATTGTTTGTGGTTTAATATCAATAAATATTGCCTTTTCTTTATGACATATCTCTGTGTATTCAGAGAACAATTCACAAAGTCTCTTGTGAACATTTTTCATGAATCTCTCCtgagagattttattttcttccattctcCCTTGCCAGTAACATTGGGCTCAGGCTTGACTCAACCAGACTTAAAGTCTTAGTAAGCATGCCAAGTATTGCTGTGATCCTGTCCAAACTCTCACCTGAAGACTTTACTTAATTATCACAAGACTGATAGTATCTCAAGACATTGATCATACTAATGATATAGTCTTCTACTGCCCTAAATTATGTAATAAACCAGAAAGCTTTGATAACTTGGAATTGATTGATTGGAAAAGGAAAAcctgtctgatttttttaaacctttgttATTGTGATACGAGATATGATTTTGAATTCACAGTGTTTCAATCAGAAAGGAAAATCCACTTCTTCTAAAGTTACCTCCATTGTAATTCTACATCATAATGGTGTTTTCCCTTTGTAACAGTCTCGAGAGTCACCATGTGGTATGTTCTACTGATGGCCAAACTTATGGGGGTGTGGCAGGTGCATGTCGATGGACACACACCTCGTGTTCTGATAGACCCGGCATGGCACTAAGGGAGAAGACCACAGACTGCTCGAGACCATTTGAGACCCTTCAAGGTTACCCGAGACCCTTTGGGACTCTTCCATCTTTTGCAATCACTCCCCAGTGGTGCCTGCCCAAAAGACCAGAGATTACACAAGCAGGCAATCCTGAGGTCTGTAACAGGCCCACCTCTACAAGTACTGGCAGCACACACCATCACAAGGACTACTCTGCCCACCACACTCATTGTGGGAGCCACACCAGACACCAGAGGATGCTGTGCTTTGCTGGATCCGGACTACAAGCCTAAGGGTTGACCTTGGTCTGCCATAagctccaggtaggaccattctCTCTGGCTGTGGTgtagaaaacatttttaacatctagtccagtccagaCTGGCCCAAGGGctaccgcatgagttatctcacacttaatttgttcaaaggcttgtcagtGATCAGGGTCCCATTCAAAATGGTTATTTTTCCAAGCCACTCAATACACAGGACTCACAATTTGACTGTAGTccggaatatgcattctccaaaaacctacaacacgcAAGAaattctgtgtctcctttttattagtaggtggacatatagctgcaattttgttgatcacatccattggtaTGTGAcaacgcccatcttgccattttattcctaaaaactggatctctcacgcaggtcccttgaccttgctttgttttatggcaaaaccggcattcaaaagaatctgaattattctctcacctttctcaaagacttcttttgctgtgttgtcccatacaatgatgtcatcattATAtttcaagtgttctggagctttatctTGTTCCAGCGTGGTTTCGATCAGCCCGTGGCAGATTGTAGCGCTGTGTTTCCACACCTGGGACAAGCGATTCTAAGTGTACTGGATGCCCTTCCAAGTTAAAACAAACTGCGGTCTGCCCTCTGCTGCTAAAGGCATAGAGAAAAATGTGTTAACAATGTCAGTTCTGGCATACCACTGAGCTGCCtatgactccagttcaaattgcagttctaacatgtcagacACAGTaacactcagtggtggcgtaacttcattcaggccacgatagtctactgttaatctccacttgtcactagacttatgcactggccaaactgggctgttaaaaggtgagtgagtcctactgatcacaccctggctctccagttgacaaatcaacttctggataggaatccaagtctcgattggtgcaataTTGCCAGCAATGCACCGTCAAGGTAGCACTTGGCACCTGCttgtcgtcaaccatcagcaatCCTACTACAGAACGGTCCTCTGAGAGATCAGTCAAAGtaaacagctgttcaatattctcactGTCCACCactgctatgccaaatgcccactgatacccttttgggtcctcaaaataccctctcctgaggtagtctataccaaggatgcacggagcatctgggccagtcttACTTATGAGATAAGTAACAGTTTAGATCATATTACACAGAGAGGTTAAGTAGTCTCCATACTTGGGGAattttcaagacctgactggaaaagccctgagcaaccgtATCTGACCTCATAGTTGTTCCTGTTCTGAGCAGCGGTTTGGACTTGATGGCATCCAGAAgtcacttccaacctgaattatcttGTGAACCCATGGTCCTCCTGGCTAGCAGGATCATTCAGCCTCATGACTTAAGACCCAAGAGTGGCAAACCCTAATATTTCTAGTCCTATACTATTCCTCAGCAATCTTACTGGTTCTGCCAATAGTGAGGCTGGACATGTAACTCACATGCACGTCCACACAAAGGACACTGACTTAGCCAACTGCACAGGCTGCCACAGACAAGGTGCCTTCAACAGCTCCACAGGAGGTATCAGGACTCATAAAATGTAAGTGTAGACAGCCAAGTCCCCTTCCTCCTGTCCAGATGATTAAGACTGAAATCCACTAGTGAAATCTTACACATCCACACGCTTGTCTCACAGGCATCCTCGCACTCATGATACCTTGAATATCAGCACAAGTCTTCTGCACATCTAATACCCCTGCCTCAAATCTGGGCCTCCTACTTGCTGGCTAGTCCAGCTGCAAGTTTGTTAGCAAATTACACCATTATGACTCATTTTGAACCAAAACTGTCTTGTTCTTATTACATTAATGAAGCAGATGCTCTCATATTCCTCACACCCTTATAAGTATGACTTGCTTGGAGTAGAGGATAcagaggatctgaggccaactatactccaactgaaaaagagatactagcagcatatgaaggagttcgagctgcttcagaagtgatcggcactgaagcacagctcctcctggcacctcgactgccggtgctgagctggatgttcaaaggaacagttccctctccacatcatgcaaccgaggtTATGTGGAGTAAACGTATTGCATTGATCacacaatgagctcgaattgaAAATcccaattgcccagggatcttagaagtgattacagactggccagaaagcaaagattttgggatgtctccagatgaggaggaagtaaaacgtgctgaagaagcaccaccatataatacgcttccagagactgataagcagtatgcactgttcacagatggatcctgtcgtcttgtaggaaaacatcgaaggtggaaagctgctgtgtggagtcccacacgacaagttacagaagccactgaaggacaaggtgaatccagtcagtttgcagaagtgaaagccatccagctggctttggacattgctgaacgagaaaagtggccaatactttatctctatactgactcatggatggtagcaaatgccttgtgggggtggctacagcaatggaagaaaaccaactggcagcgcagaggtaaacccatttgggctgccacactgtggcaagacattgctgctcggctagagagcctgcctgtgaaagttcgtcatgtagatgctcacgtGCTtgaaagtcgagccactgaggaacatctaaacaaccaacaagcagatcaagctactaagattaaagtagctgaggtggacttggaccggcaacataaaggtgaacttttcctaggtcagtgggcccatgatgcttcagggcattaaggcagagatgcaacatacaaatgggctcgcgaTTGAGGGGTGGATTAAACTATGGacgctatttcacaggttattcatgaatgtgaaacttgcaccgaaatcaaacaagtaaaacggttaaaacctgtacggtatggggggcgatggttaaagtataagtatggagaagcttggcagatttaTTATATTACACCTCCACAAACATgacaaggtaagcgttatgtacttacaatggtggaagcaaccgctggatggttggaaacatatgccgtacctcatggtacagcccgaaatactatcttggacctcgaaaagcaagtcctttggcgacacggtacgccagaaagaattgaatcagacaatggcactcatttcaaaaacagtcttatagacaattgggccaaagaacatggtattgagtgggtatatcatattccatatcatgcaccagcctctgagaaaattggaaggtacaatggtttgttaaaaaatacactaaaggcacttggtggtggaacctttaaaaactgggattcacatttagcgaaagccacttggttggtcaacactaggggatcaaccaatcgagccgggcctgcccattcagaaattctacagactatagaaggagataaagtccctgtagtacacatgaaaaatatcttaggaaaggcagtctgggttactcctgcctcaggcaaaggcaaacctattcgtgggattgctcttgcccagggacctggcagcacctggtgggtgatgcttaaggatggagaagttcggtgtgtacctcaaggtgattatattttaggtgaaaatactcaatactgaactgcattatgtgaattgctgcactaacagtgtttaacaagcgtctttcagatcaagacaatggtgatgaaactagagctagcttctttaagcggcgcctgacaacttcttcaaaGTTGGTGTCTTTAACCCAccaacagtggtcatgagatgcacttgtaccatttttcctgccctgggagactgttgtgacaaaatgaacttaatgaacttgttcaaaggatggtccactgattaagattaattactcctgtgtatatatgtacatacgtatatatatatatatagtagtagtgattaattagattgtattgatagattgtattgataaggtttaaggattcagtgaatggcatattttaaggggtggaatgtcctggttttgttaaaatacaagtttctcttttagtgaattttgcctgtcagctaaagccttcatattagctgcactttcctggagaaccaggcacatgttttggtaaacctagcaatggaatgcaaacttactgataagcacggatggacatctcgcgagaaggaccatgagaaaccggtgaccaagaaactaaccaactgtgtataacattccattcacgtgaatacttcatataaaagtgggagatcacgaggatctcgttcccCTTTATtcgcttttccttttcccttctgcttatggccgacattaggagaggaccttgctagttgtccctgctaactgaggcctagtgagagactgaatccagctccggttggctacagagtctaatccaggactctgggtgctggctctgcagttgctgagactttcaagattggttttgtatgttttgtattattttctctattcttattagtagcatcagtaaaacatctttaacttttccaactctcttctctctgtccttctttccctcccgatcgcctgtcctgagtgggaaggggggagagggaggggcaaaagggggaagtggagcggggggagaggaggttgacagtacatctgccagggtttgattgtcaccccgcaatcctaaccctcgacacttgccatactttaaaattcagaagtgCTGCAAGCCTAGAGACATAAAGAACAAGAGGGATCTTagcaggagagaaggagacacTTGTAGAGTTGGTGACTGAAG
Proteins encoded in this region:
- the LOC139829118 gene encoding epidermal differentiation-specific protein-like, coding for MGKIIIYEHANFQGYSKEFTSDIANLKDVDWNDCISSVKVIGQPWVAYEHHNYTGRLLVFEDGEHSFVGPEMNDKITSLQLITENLHNPQITLYEHSNYQGKSRVIREATNLARGYDNDTTSSHKVQRGAWLLCEHSDGSGFRYIAREHEHLPHYSAIGFNDKLSFLRPLLPGCRC